The Drosophila sechellia strain sech25 chromosome 2R, ASM438219v1, whole genome shotgun sequence nucleotide sequence TCAGTCGGAGGCATTATCTCTTGGCCTCTTTCTCCTGCATATACATGCGCTGACTCAGCGGCTTGGCGTAGATCCAGTTGTCGCCCACGGGCTTAAAGTGCTGTGGACGAATGTTATCTGTCAACTGATTTACCCTATATCGTGGTGACATACCTTGTGCTCCCAGGCTAGATCGTATTCCTTGCGCACCTTGGCTTGATCacgctgctgttgctccacAACGAATTTGGCAGTTGTAGCGCGCTCGATGTCATTGAACCTGCGGAAGAGCAACGAACAAAGAGATTACATTTTTCATGACTCGCAAGTGAGGGTCAGGGAATAATTGGTATGGCAGATTGGTATGCTGTTTACTTGAGTCCCGCTGTCACTTCCTTCCAAACGCGTCGCGATTCGTACTCATCCTGCTCAACGATTGGTCGAACTTGTTTCTTAAATATGGGTATGCGATTTACGTCGACGAATACTTCGGTTTTCTAGAAAATTCAAGAGATTCATTCAGATTCACTATGTGGTCAACTGATTCGGATTGGGTGTAATACTGAACACACAacaatcatatatatatacatatataagtaCAGATAGCAACAATTTGAATACAACGTTGGACAATCAGGCATAGGATTAATTTGTGGGTTCGATTTTCTAGACAAACAAAGTAAACACACAGAGGAAATGCTCCCGAGCTATTTAAGAGAAAAGCAGAAGAATCGTGGATAGTAAGTAGAGGTCTAGGTGGGGTTGTGAAGGGTGGATGTGGCTGCCAACTCGTGGGGTTGTTTGTTGCAGCGTTTTGCGCAGTATGCGGAGGAAAAAGTACAAGTAAAGGATCAACATTTACAGAAACCATATATAATAGTACACTACAAACATTAACCAAACATATTTTGAACGACTTACGTTTTTATCATGCCATTTGGCCTCCATCAAACCACTCCACTCGCCCGTAATAGATACGAAAGGCTTCTTTTCGCTTGGCGCATAGACCTACGGATTATCCAAATTAATAACCAAATCGAAGGTGCACATCAAGAGATAGTCACCTCCGCCGAGACCCTGTTCCGTTTGCCGCCATAGAATGGCTTGGTAAGGAACTCCACGTTGGCATAGTATCCAGACTGCGGACACTTGATCTCCACCGAACCACCGAGCTCAATCCAAGGCACCGTAAGAATAGACCTAGGTAATGGAAATATTCATCAGTTGTTTGTAAGCAGAAACACTAGATACACGTTCTCACCTGCCGTAGCCGTTGGGGAAGGTCACTATGTACTCCTCGCTGCGATCCACCAGGGTCACAACACCCTCACCTATGTTATGAACTCCAATGGAGAGCCCCAAGAACTTCGACTTGGTCCACACATGGGCCGcaaatgttatttttttattataatgcTCCGCATAAAAGGCAGAAACTGAAACATATAAATGCGTAAACATAAGAAAGTcttgtctatatatatatatattacttgGCGGATGGTGAGACACTTGCTCAGCTAGAAAGGTGAGTTGATCCCGCCGGCACCAAGGCACTGGACCGTCGCGTACCTCCTGAGCGTCTTGGGATATCCCTAATATTATGGAAAACATGTAAGTGGTGGACAACAGTagcttgttttgcattgcctacCAGGAATGTCCCAATGGCACTGAAATACTTCTCCCAAAATTGGATTGTACGGCTTCTTGGCTACTGCACTTTTGCGCCCAGCATGGTAAGCACTCATATACCAGCGGCAGACCTGGACGATTCTGTCGCGTGGATCATCCAGATCCGATATTCTATTGGGTAAGATGCTTATAAGTGATATTATTGATGTAACGCCTTGAACTTGGGCATACTTTATAAACAGATCGGGATGAGCAAAGTAATCGGCGTACATCTCCAGCAGCGAGCGGCGCTCCAGAATAAACGTGGGCAGTACCACTTTCGTGAGGTCCATGCCGATTTTAACCTGGGACAGCAAGTGCGTGATCATCGATCCGTGCGCCTCCATACTGAGGTCcgtctcctcctcctcctcgtacAGGGCGTCGTAGTCTATTCCGTTATCATAGCTGGCACTTCGGGAACTTACTGCGGTCCTCGCTGTCTTAATGCTGGTGTCCGCATCGGCAACACTTTCATCGATCTCTGGCAGCGTTTGGGGGGCAACTGAATCGCCCACAGCCACTGGCTCGGCATTGGCAAATCCATCCGGTGCCTTTTCATGCGTAGGCGATGTGGTTTCCGCAAAGCCTCGCGTTGCGCTGTTCAATGAAAAATGAGAGTAAAATCAGGACTTGTTGATTAGGATTCCGGCTATGCCTTGAATAAATCTTTAAACACGGGGCACAACAGCATCCTCAACCCACATCCGCCTCCTTTGCCACCTCAGTTGCTGGCTTCATTTGCAATTTATGAGGGAAGCACTTACGTCGACCTGgcacacatatatgtacattctATACTGTACATTCTCACCTCAGGCTAACGCGTCGGACCCACTTCTTAAACATGGTGGTTTCAGCCGCTGATGCTGGCCGTATGCGTTACTGCACTCCCAGCGCCTGCATAATTTCGGGTATAAAACGGAAGCTACCGAATCGAAGCGTAGACAAAAGCCGCCGAATAGTCTAGGCTATTTactggaaaacaaaaaaactacTGGAAAATCCAACGGAGAGCCGAGGGGGGCCACTTGCACCCAAAGGAGCTCTTTGACACTGCGAGGCGATGACGAACGAAACTAGAACTGACAGGCATACACAAAGGCGACTTTAGCTAAGACTAGGCCGAAGGATGTCGATGACGAAGCGAGTCGCCGACGACAAAGCGTTGTCAGCTGTGCCAACAAAGCTTCGAAGGGAGCCCGTTGAGACGGAGGAGAAggttttgtatttattatttacacGCGACTTGGCAGAAATTACAGGCTGCCCCGAAACTACGACTGCGACGAACTTCGGgcattgcattttgcatgcgCTGCTTAGGCGCATGCGCCTTTCCaaaggagaaggaggagaTGTAGAGCCGGAGCGGGGGGTTCCGGGCTGGGGGCAATGAATGCGTAATATTAGCACGCAGCACACATCACACATAACATAGCACGCTTGCCGGCTGCCGCATCGCATCTGATTGATGGCCAGTCGGCGCACTTGGTCAAGGGGCTGTCTTATATGCTACTTGTAAGACCTGCACAAGTGGTCCACTTACCAGCCAATCGGGGAGCTGCCAATGCTGGTGAAGGGATCGTCGTAGGCATCGTAGAAGTCATCCTCGCCCTCGCTGCTCGAGTATGAGGTCGCTGGCACAACTAAACCCAAAGGAGCGGTGGTGGCTGCCAAGATTAATGCCAGATTATCGGGGGTAATGCAAATTGAGCTTTCGCATTAATTTCGAACCGCTTGACCCTGGCTCGATGACCAGTTGCTTGGCCAAGAGCACTCACCGTTCTCAGTGGCCGAGTCTTCCTCGTCGTCGACCAGCTCACCCTTGCCTATCACTTGACCCTCTAGGGGCACCTTAAGGCCACCTGCCTGGATGTTGTTACAACTGCCCATGGCAACTCCACTGGTTGAGGAACTAGTGGAGGCCGTGGCCGGTGGGCCGTTGTAGATTCCATTTATGGGGTGGGCCATGTTTTTGGCAATCTGCAGGCTAACAATCGAGTGCTTAATGTGATCCAGCATGGCCTGAAATGAGAACTACGTATTAGCCAACGGGAGTGGTGAAAAAAGTGGTTTGGCTTTGCCAAAGTTTGCAGACGAAGTGAGCAGCTGCCATGGGTGGCCAGCTGCCGGTCGATTGACATTCTCTCAGGCTTTTGCATCTGGCCGCCTCTTAACCCTGAACTTGCATTGGAAATCGATATGAGTGGGTGGCCCAGTGGGCCTGGATATACGATTCCAACCACAAACTTCACTGGGATAACAAACACACAATCCCGCAACGAATTCTCTAAATTTCCAGCACTTCAAGCAAATCGAACTACATTTGAGGTTTAAAGGCTAAAATTAGCGCTAATCCGCAATGGAGTTTCTGGACCCACAGCTCCACAGCGCCGACAAGTTGTACGCACAATTCGAAGAGTATAAAAAGAAGCGTGAGGAAGCGCACTTGGAGATGAAGAACAAGGTGAACACCATGTTCAATTTGAAAGCGGATATAAAGGAGCTCAACGAAAATATGGAAACACTTCGCGTTGGAATGCAACAGCTGGATGACCAGCAGAAGGTTCAGCTGCATCAGGGAAAGCTAATGTCTCAGTCGATGTTTGGTACCATTGAGGCTGCTCCTCCAGATGAAGGTCAAGTCCCTTTGAAGGACGATGATACCATACCCAACAAGCTCTTGATAAAGTGCGAGGTAAAAAATTGTCTCTTTGAGAGCTGCCAAAGACGAATAGACAGCCAGTTGCTTTTGCTGCACTACCTCTGTGATCATGAGAACAAGGAAGCTTCCTTGCAGCGCTTCCTTCCCGTAGGGAAACATGAGCGGGCTGTGCTTTCTTTTAAGCCGACGAGCTGTAAGAATCCTGATAACCAGGTGTTGGGGCTCCTGGCTTACAATGCACAACAGTTATTGATATCCCAGCGACAATGTGAGCCCTATAACAGATTCCTGCTGAACCAACACTCGCACCTGGAAGGTCACATCCCGGTGGTGGTGCTAATTTCCCAGACATATCCCAAATCGGCTCTGCGGGATAGGCGTTCACCAGATAGCCCTGTGGCTAAGAGCGAGTTCGTCCTCTGGCTGGTTACACCCAGCGATGGACTGCAGTTGAACGTTACGCTTAGTCTCTATGGAAGAGATGTTGCACTAAAAACCAGCTGTGTTTTAGGTGTTCGAAAGGTTAATAATAACTGGGACGCGGACTACTACATGGCAGTCGACGAAAGCTACTGGCGTCTGACGTACGCCGAAGTGGATAAACTTTCAAACAACTTTCGTGACGAACTGCACCTGGAGGTTCTAGTTACTGAGGCAGAGGGAAACGTGTAACCGCTGTTTACTTACATTTGCGTTGTCCTGGAGTGCCTTGCACTTAGACTGCTCCACCGGATCGGTCAGCTCCGCGATGCGTTTGTCCAGCAACTGGGCAGGACAGAGAACGAGAAAAAATCACAATAAATTGCATAATGCCTGCATTACGTGGCACAATACTCACGTTCGTTTGCTCAATCATCAGCTGGAGGTAGGCATCTGCCTCGGAAACACGGCGCGCCACCAACTCCAGGTGGTTGGGTCTTCTGCCGCCTGTTCCGCTCCCGCCCCCTTCCTTCGTGTAGCCACCGGCGATGTAGAAAGCGCTTTGGCTGTCCCACAGACGCGACCGGTTCGCGTGGCGTCGAATGGTGTCCTCCAGGCGGCGCACCCACTGCTCCCGCTCCTCGTTGTGTCGCGCCTGCAAACGTTTGGAAAGTTGACAAGTTTAGTGGGCTCCTTTGCTTGTGTGTGGGTATTGGGAAAAGTTTTATCGTTACATCAAGGCAACAAAGTCAAACAAAAGGTAGAACGTGAGGACCAGACAGTGGTTTCTTGGTCGATGCCCGGATACCCTTTTCCGGTAATAGGACGAAAACTCTGCTTACCCAGCGGATAGGCCATCATGCTTGCTTTATATCTTTTGCTACGAAACCGCGAATTGCTAAAAGAAACGTGCTGCCCTCTTGATCTACATAGTTCTCGCTTACGTATACCACTAGACGTCATAACAAATCAATGCAAGTGTGGAATTGAGAATGACCTGGTTCTTCGGTTCATAAAACAAGTAATGTTGTATTTAAGCTATTACGGTGATTTCTGAACTATTAGTGAAACTGTTAAATATTGTTCTCGATCAAGCTTTCCATAGACAATCTTTATTTCCATTTACTTAGGACAAACTTACCTGA carries:
- the LOC6608426 gene encoding oxysterol-binding protein-related protein 9 isoform X1; this translates as MASTTGSAPSLGPPQSGSGGSGTLEGTLSKWTNVMKGWQYRFFVLDENAGLLSYYTSKEKMIKGVRRGCVRLKDALIGIDDQEDNTFTITVDHKTFHFQARHNEEREQWVRRLEDTIRRHANRSRLWDSQSAFYIAGGYTKEGGGSGTGGRRPNHLELVARRVSEADAYLQLMIEQTNLLDKRIAELTDPVEQSKCKALQDNANAMLDHIKHSIVSLQIAKNMAHPINGIYNGPPATASTSSSTSGVAMGSCNNIQAGGLKVPLEGQVIGKGELVDDEEDSATENATTAPLGLVVPATSYSSSEGEDDFYDAYDDPFTSIGSSPIGCATRGFAETTSPTHEKAPDGFANAEPVAVGDSVAPQTLPEIDESVADADTSIKTARTAVSSRSASYDNGIDYDALYEEEEETDLSMEAHGSMITHLLSQVKIGMDLTKVVLPTFILERRSLLEMYADYFAHPDLFIKISDLDDPRDRIVQVCRWYMSAYHAGRKSAVAKKPYNPILGEVFQCHWDIPGISQDAQEVRDGPVPWCRRDQLTFLAEQVSHHPPISAFYAEHYNKKITFAAHVWTKSKFLGLSIGVHNIGEGVVTLVDRSEEYIVTFPNGYGRSILTVPWIELGGSVEIKCPQSGYYANVEFLTKPFYGGKRNRVSAEVYAPSEKKPFVSITGEWSGLMEAKWHDKNKTEVFVDVNRIPIFKKQVRPIVEQDEYESRRVWKEVTAGLKFNDIERATTAKFVVEQQQRDQAKVRKEYDLAWEHKHFKPVGDNWIYAKPLSQRMYMQEKEAKR
- the LOC6608426 gene encoding oxysterol-binding protein-related protein 9 isoform X2, with protein sequence MFKKWVRRVSLSATRGFAETTSPTHEKAPDGFANAEPVAVGDSVAPQTLPEIDESVADADTSIKTARTAVSSRSASYDNGIDYDALYEEEEETDLSMEAHGSMITHLLSQVKIGMDLTKVVLPTFILERRSLLEMYADYFAHPDLFIKISDLDDPRDRIVQVCRWYMSAYHAGRKSAVAKKPYNPILGEVFQCHWDIPGISQDAQEVRDGPVPWCRRDQLTFLAEQVSHHPPISAFYAEHYNKKITFAAHVWTKSKFLGLSIGVHNIGEGVVTLVDRSEEYIVTFPNGYGRSILTVPWIELGGSVEIKCPQSGYYANVEFLTKPFYGGKRNRVSAEVYAPSEKKPFVSITGEWSGLMEAKWHDKNKTEVFVDVNRIPIFKKQVRPIVEQDEYESRRVWKEVTAGLKFNDIERATTAKFVVEQQQRDQAKVRKEYDLAWEHKHFKPVGDNWIYAKPLSQRMYMQEKEAKR
- the LOC6608427 gene encoding uncharacterized protein LOC6608427; its protein translation is MEFLDPQLHSADKLYAQFEEYKKKREEAHLEMKNKVNTMFNLKADIKELNENMETLRVGMQQLDDQQKVQLHQGKLMSQSMFGTIEAAPPDEGQVPLKDDDTIPNKLLIKCEVKNCLFESCQRRIDSQLLLLHYLCDHENKEASLQRFLPVGKHERAVLSFKPTSCKNPDNQVLGLLAYNAQQLLISQRQCEPYNRFLLNQHSHLEGHIPVVVLISQTYPKSALRDRRSPDSPVAKSEFVLWLVTPSDGLQLNVTLSLYGRDVALKTSCVLGVRKVNNNWDADYYMAVDESYWRLTYAEVDKLSNNFRDELHLEVLVTEAEGNV